A window of the Miscanthus floridulus cultivar M001 chromosome 14, ASM1932011v1, whole genome shotgun sequence genome harbors these coding sequences:
- the LOC136504146 gene encoding L10-interacting MYB domain-containing protein-like, translating to MPKIDWNSENTRVLCMLFAEQVGKGNRPNTHLNALGYTKIEKGFKERTGIVVTKVQIKNKWDKLKEDFKAWKKLMLRQTGTGWDPIKKTIAMDDEWWKKARANIPGCGKFKKKGLENEDDLAKCFADITTIGIDHWSPHVVNVEATKNVDETQDEATNFEPQDGDCILGTQEEDIGISPPPASGKRLARPVERSGKKVKSGNALLIQEAVTSMASSANEYVSKRHGKYSIDEVMEIVIACGADYDSNEHYIASELFVKKEQREMFMTLPTNEIRFNWVRRKYNDKYEK from the exons ATGCCTAAAATTGATTGGAACTCGGAGAACACTCGAGTGCTGTGTATGTTGTTTGCCGAACAAGTTGGAAAAGGAAACCGGCCAAACACACACTTGAATGCACTTGGTTATACTAAGATTGAGAAAGGGTTCAAAGAAAGGACTGGAATTGTGGTTACCAAGGTTCAGATCAAGAACAAATGGGACAAGTTGAAGGAAGATTTCAAGGCATGGAAGAAACTAATGCTGAGGCAAACAGGGACTGGTTGGGACCCTATAAAGAAGACTATTGCTATGGATGATGAATGGTGGAAAAAAGCTAGAGCT AACATTCCGGGTTGTGGAAAGTTCAAAAAGAAGGGCCTTGAGAATGAAGATGACTTAGCCAAGTGTTTTGCTGACATCACTACTATTGGTATTGATCATTGGTCTCCTCATGTTGTGAATGTTGAAGCAACCAAAAATGTTGATGAGACACAAGATGAGGCAACCAATTTTGAGCCACAAGATGGTGATTGCATTCTTGGAACACAAGAGGAGGATATTGGTATTTCTCCTCCACCTGCAAGTGGTAAGAGATTGGCTAGGCCTGTTGAAAGAAGTGGCAAGAAGGTGAAGTCTGGAAATGCACTCCTAATTCAGGAAGCAGTAACAAGTATGGCAAGTTCAGCCAATGAATATGTTTCGAAGAGACATGGAAAATACTCTATTGATGAAGTGATGGAGATTGTGATTGCTTGTGGGGCCGACTATGATAGCAATGAACATTACATTGCGTCTGAACTGTTTGTGAAGAAGGAGCAAAGGGAGATGTTCATGACCTTGCCTACTAATGAGATTAGGTTCAATTGGGTTAGGAGGAAGTACAATGATAAATATGAAAAGTAG